The following is a genomic window from Streptomyces lincolnensis.
TCTCCGGCGCGACCGGGCGCGGACTCGCCGACGAGGAGGCCGTGGACCCGCGGTTCTGGGCCTCGCAGATCCGGCTGCCCGTGCGCTTCGCCGAGGCGGTTCGCGCCGCCGCGGACGATCTCGCGCCCGCCGTCTGGTTCGAGACGGGATCGGGCACCACGCTCCAGGGCCTGGTCGGCGACATCCTCCGCGACCGCAAGCCGCTGATCGGCGGGTTCGACCGGGCCCGGCAGAGCGGCTCCCCGGCCTCGGGCCCGGACGCAGTCGGGCTGCTGTGGAGCTGGGGGCTCGGCGAGCTGTGGCGCGGGGACGGCGAGGGCGCCCGGCGGGTGCCGCTGCCGACGTACTCCTTCTCGCGCGAGCGCTGCTGGATCGAGCCGCAGACCGGGCCGCCACAGCCGCGCACACCGGCGGCCCCGCGGCCCGGGGACGTTCCCGTACGGCACATGGAGACCGATGAACGGAGCGACGTGACACAGCAGGAGACGGCCGCGAGCGCGGCCACCACGGAGACCGGAACGACCGGCGGCACGGACACCGACGCGGTGCTGGGCGCCCTGTGGTGCGAGGTCCTGGGCGTCGACGAGGTGGGCCCCGAGGACGACTTCTTCGACCAGGGCGGCCACTCCCTCGCCGCGCTGCGGCTGAGCGCCCGGGTCCGTGACGCGCTGGGGCTGGAACTGAGCCTGGACTCCTTCTTCGACGAGTCCACCTTCGGCGGCCTGGCCCGCGTCGTACGGGACCGGCTGGGCGTCCCGGCCCGCCCCGCACCGGCGCCCCGGACCCCGACGCCCCAGGCCCAGGCCCAGGTCCAGGCCCGGGCGACCGAGGCCGTACCGGTCACGACGGCCTCCACCCCCACCGACGCCCTCTCCACCAGCGTCTACTTCTTCTCCTCCGCCGAGGGCCCCCTCGGATCCGACTACGACCTCGTCCTCGCCGCCGCCCGGGAGGCGGACGCCCTCGGCTACGAGGCGATCTGGACGCCGGAGCGGCACTTCCACGAGTTCGGGGCGCAGTACCCCAACCCCGCTGTGCTGGGCGCGGCGCTGGCGACCGCGACCGAGCGGATCCACATCCGCGCGGGCAGTGTCATCCCCGCCCTGCACAACCCGCTGCGCCTGATCGAGGACTGGCGGATCGTCGACCGGCTCTCGGGCGGCCGGATCGGGGTGTCCTTCGCCCCCGGTTTCCACCCGGCCGACTTCGCGCTGGCGCCCGACCGGTTCGCGGGCCGCCGGGACACCTTCGAGGACGACGTACGGCGGCTGCGCGCCCTCTGGTCCGAGGGGGTCGTGCCCGACGCCCTCGACGGCACCGGCGGCCGGACCCGGGTGTCGCTGTACCCGAGGCCCGTACAGCCGGAGCTGCCGACCTGGCTGACCGCGACCTCGAACGACGAGAGCTTCCGCCGGGCCGGCGCCCTCGGGGCCAACCTCCTCACCGCGCTGCTGGAACTGCGGGTCGACGAACTCGCCGACAAGGTCCGGATCTACCGCAAGGCGCGCGAGGAGGCCGGGCACGATCCCGCGACCGGCCGCGTCACGCTGATGGTCCACACCTACGTGGGCGAGTCGGAGGACATGGTCGAGGAGGTCTGCCACGACCCCTTCATCCGCTATCTGCGCAGCCACACCCACCTGGTGGGCACCCTCACCACCGCCCTGGCGGAGGAGCGGATCGACCTGGCAGGGGCCAGCCCGAAGGACATCGACGCGATCCTGCGGCGCGCCTACCGCAAGTTCCGCACCGACCGCGCCCTGCTCGGCGACCCGGACGCGGTGCGGCGGCGCTGCGCACTCCTGCGGGAGGCGGGGGTGAACGAGATCGGCGCCCTCGTCGACTTCGGCCTGACCGAGCGCCAGGTGCTCGGCAGCCTGCGGCGGCTGGCCCGGCTGCGGGACGAGATGGCGGGAGCCGGCGCCGGAACCGCCGCCCGATGAGCGGGGTGTTCCGCAGGTTCCTGACCGCCACCGCGGTCTCGGACACCGCCAACGGCGTCTTCGCGGTGGCCGCGACGATGACGGCGGCCACCACCGCGCACTCCGCGGCGGCGGTCGCCGCGGTCACCGTCGCCGCCACCCTGCCCTGGCTGATCGCCGCGGTGCCGGCCGGCGTGCTGGTCGACCGCCTCGACCCGGTCCGGGCCGTCACGCTCGCCAACCTCGGGCGCGCCGCGGCGATGCTCGGCCTCGCGGCGCTGATCTGGGCCGACGTGGCGCTCACCGTCACCGTGCCGGTCCTGGTCTTCGTGGTGTCCTGCTTCCAGACCGTCGTCGACACCGCGGCCGAGGTCGTCACGGCGAACGCGGTCGACGACGCGCGCCGCACCCGGGCCAACGGTCTGCTGGCCGTGTCGACCCGGCTCTTCTACCAGTTCCTGGGCCCGGCCCTGGCGGGCGTCCTGGTCGACGTCGACCAGGTGCTGCCCGGCCTGCTGTCCGGGCTGGCGTGCCTGGCCGCCGCACTGGTCGCCGCCCAACTGCCGCGCACCGCGGCCCGCGTGGACACCGCGGAGGCGTCCACCGGCTTCTGGGACGGGGCCCGGATCGTCTTCTCCCGGCCGATCCTCGCGACCATCGTCGCCGTGGGCGGTCTGACGACGATCGCCAACAGCATCTTCTTCACGGTCCTCGTGGTGTACGCGATCACACCGGGCCCGCTCGCCCTGTCCGCGTCGCAGTACGGCTTCCTCGTGGGTGCCATCGGCGTGGGCGCGGCCGTCGGCGCCCTGACCACCCACCGGGTGGAGCGGTGGGTGGGCCGCAGCACGACCCTCACCCTCACCCGGGTGGGCTGGGCCCTGGTGTTCGCGGGCCCGCTGTTCGCCGAGGGCGTCCTGCTGACGGCCGTGATGACGGTCGGCAGCGCGCTCGGCGGGATGTGGTCGGTCGAGTCGATGTCGGTACGGCAACTCACCGTCAGCCGGGGCGACCTGGGCCGCGTCAGCGGTGCCTCGCGGATGCTGACGTACGGGATGACACCGGTCGGCGCGGCGATCGGCGGCACCGTCGCGCTCGCCGTCGACGCCACGACGCTCTTCGCGGTGTCCACCGTCCTGACCCTGCTCACCGTCATCCCGATCCGCGTGTATCTGTCCGACCGGGCGATCGAGGCGGCGACCCGGCCGCCCGAGCCCGGCCTTGAGAAGGAACCGGTGTCCGGCAACGAGAAAGAACCGGTGTCCGGCGACGAGGGGGAGAACGACCGGTGAGCACCGACACACCACACCAGACGACGACCGCCGAGGACTGGGCGCCGCTGCTCGACGAGGCGCTGCGCCCCACCGCGCGCCCGCCCGGCGCCTGGACCGACGCCTCCTTCGGCGCCCTCGGCGGCTCCTCGCTCCAGGCGTACCACCTGGTGGCGCTCGGCGAACGGCGGCTCGGCCGGGCACCGGACCTGCCACGGCTGCTGAGCGACGCCCCGCTGGGCGAGGTGCTCACCGCCGCCCGGCCGGTGGACGCCCGGCCCGCGCCGCCGCCCCCGCCCGGCGACCGGCCGCTCCTGCCCGGACAGGAGCCGATGCTGACGGCCCATCTGGCCGGCCGCGA
Proteins encoded in this region:
- a CDS encoding MFS transporter; this encodes MSGVFRRFLTATAVSDTANGVFAVAATMTAATTAHSAAAVAAVTVAATLPWLIAAVPAGVLVDRLDPVRAVTLANLGRAAAMLGLAALIWADVALTVTVPVLVFVVSCFQTVVDTAAEVVTANAVDDARRTRANGLLAVSTRLFYQFLGPALAGVLVDVDQVLPGLLSGLACLAAALVAAQLPRTAARVDTAEASTGFWDGARIVFSRPILATIVAVGGLTTIANSIFFTVLVVYAITPGPLALSASQYGFLVGAIGVGAAVGALTTHRVERWVGRSTTLTLTRVGWALVFAGPLFAEGVLLTAVMTVGSALGGMWSVESMSVRQLTVSRGDLGRVSGASRMLTYGMTPVGAAIGGTVALAVDATTLFAVSTVLTLLTVIPIRVYLSDRAIEAATRPPEPGLEKEPVSGNEKEPVSGDEGENDR